CACGTTCCAGCTCACGAAGTCGCTCGGTCGCCTCTCGGTGCTGCAGAACATGCTGCTCGGCGCCCGCGAGCAGAAGGGCGAGAACATCTTCCGCGCCCTGATCCCCGGCATCTGGCGTTCGCAGGAGAAGACGAACACCGAGCGCGCCGACGATCTGCTGCGTCGGTTCAAGCTGGATGCCAAGCGTGAAGACTTCGCCGCGTCCCTGTCGGGTGGTCAGCGCAAGCTGCTCGAGATGGCCCGCGCCCTCATGAGCGACCCGAAGCTCGTCATGCTCGACGAGCCGATGGCCGGCGTCAACCCGGCGCTCACGCAGAGCCTGCTCGGCCACATCCTCGACCTGAAGAAGGAGGGGATGAGCGTGTTGTTCGTCGAGCACGACATGCACATGGTGCGCCACATCTCCGACTGGGTCGTCGTCATGGCCGAGGGTCGCGTGGTGGCCGAGGGACCGCCCGAGACCGTCATGAGCGATCAGGCCGTGATCGACGCCTACCTGGGCGCCCACCACGACACCGACCTCGGCGACATGACGACGTCGCAGCTCGAGACCATCCAGGCCGAGGCCGCCGCCGAGGCGGAAGCGGAGCTCATCGCCGACGAGAAGGACGGGAAGCTCTGATGTCCGACACCGCAACCGCCACGCGCACCGCCGTGCTGCGCACCGACGACCTGGTCGCCGGCTACCTGCCCGGCGTGAACATCCTCAACGGCTGCACGGTCGACGCCTACCAGGGTGATCTGATCGGCATCATCGGCCCGAACGGCGCCGGCAAGTCGACGTTGCTGAAGGCGATCTTCGGCCAGGTGAAGATCCGCGGCGGCGCCGTGCTGCTCAACGGCGAGGACATCACCTCGCTCAAGGCCGACAAGCTCGTCGGCAAGGGCGTCGGCATGGTGCCGCAGAACAACAACGTGTTCCCCAGCCTGTCGATCGAGGAGAACCTGCAAATGGGGCTCTTCCAGCGCCCCAAGGTCTTCGCGGAGCGCTTCGAGTTCGTCTCGGGCCTGTTCCCCGAGCTGGCCAAGCGCCGCCGTCAGCGCGCTGGGTCACTGTCGGGCGGCGAGCGTCAGATGGTCGCCATGGGTCGCGCGCTCATGATGGACCCGTCGGTGCTGCTGCTCGACGAGCCCTCGGCCGGGCTCTCGCCCGTGCGTCAGGACGAGACGTTCCTGCGCGTGGCCGAGATCAACCGCGCCGGCGTGACCATCATCATGGTCGAGCAGAACGCGCGCCGCTGCCTGCAGATCTGCCACCGGGCATACGTGCTCGACCAGGGCAAGGACGCGTACACCGGCACGGGCCGCGAGCTGCTCACCGACCCCCGCGTCATCGAGCTGTACCTCGGCACCCTCGCCGCCGACGAAGACGCCAAGCGCGACGGCAAGGAGCACGGCGCCTGATCGCCCGTCACCTGACCGCGAGTGCGGCGCTCACTGTGGTGGGCGCCGCACTTTCGGCTTGTGCGGCCCCCGCTCCCCCGGCCCCGTCTCTCGAGGTCGCCATCGTGCAGCAACGCGGCGACATCGCCGCACAGCGCGTCCAGGTGCGCGTGACGAACACGTCGGACGCGCCGATCACCGTGACGGCGGCCCGTCTGTCGTCAGCGGCACTCGAGGCCCCGGCCGGCGGCGACACGAAGCGGCCCGTGACGATCGGCGCCGGCCGCACCACGGACCTGCCCGTCGCGCTGTCCGCCATCCGCTGCACGAGCGGCGACCCCTCGCCGCGGGTCGCGCTGCGACTGGGCGACGACGAGGAGCCGACGGTGGCGGCGACGGACGCCCTCGGCGTGCTCGGGCGATTGAGCGCGACGCAGTGCGACCGTGACGCCGTGGCATCCATCGCCCATGTCTCGGCGACGGCGGTGACGCCCGCCGTCGACGGCTTCGCCGGTCTCGTGCTCTCGATCGAGCCGTCCCCGGATGCCGCGGCGGGCAGCGTCGACCTGGTCGCCCTGCGCGGCACGCCGCTGCTGCGCTTCCGCGGCGGCGGGGAGGCTGCCCTCGGCCTGCGTATCGCCGGCGGCGATCCCGCCTCGGAGATCACGGTTCCGGTCACGCCCATCCGGTGCGATGCGCACGCCATCGCGGAGGACAAGGTGGGAACGCTGTTCGACCTCGTCGCGCGGGTGGGCGGGCGAGAGGTCGTCGTCCCGCTCGATCGGTCGAGCCGGGTGGCGGCCGATCTGCTCGTCTTCACCGCAGCCACGTGCGGCCTGACGCCGGGCTGAGCGCCGGTGTCGGGAGCGACCCCGCACCGACCGGCGGACGGAGCGGGTCGCGGCGGGTGCCATGCGCCCGGCGACGACGAAGGGCCCGGATGCCGTGGCATCCGGGCCCTTCAGGAGGTCAGGTCACTCGTTGAGCGAGCCGAACTCCGCGTTGAGGAGGGTGTACTTGTTGTCGGCACCGTACTGGTAGATGCCGATGTACGCCTCGGTCGGGTCACCGTTCTCGTCGAACGTGATCGGGCCGGAGACACCGTCGTAGTCGATGTCGGTGCCCTCGTTGATCAGCGCGAGGCAGTCGGCGAAGCTCGTGCACTTCTCGCCTTCCTCCGAGACCGACTGGAGGTTGTCGCGGATCGCGGTGCCCGAGTCGTCCTTGGCCTGCGCCGCGGCGAGGGCCGCGACGATGACGGCGTCGTAGGACTCCGGCGCGTA
The DNA window shown above is from Microbacterium proteolyticum and carries:
- a CDS encoding ABC transporter ATP-binding protein; the protein is MSDTTVTHPLVKGEVRPGCAKVDPIVVADGVTRQFGGLKAVDVEHLEIPRGQITALIGPNGAGKTTLFNLLTGFDKPNTGAWSFEGSNLAGVPAFKVSRQGMVRTFQLTKSLGRLSVLQNMLLGAREQKGENIFRALIPGIWRSQEKTNTERADDLLRRFKLDAKREDFAASLSGGQRKLLEMARALMSDPKLVMLDEPMAGVNPALTQSLLGHILDLKKEGMSVLFVEHDMHMVRHISDWVVVMAEGRVVAEGPPETVMSDQAVIDAYLGAHHDTDLGDMTTSQLETIQAEAAAEAEAELIADEKDGKL
- a CDS encoding ABC transporter ATP-binding protein, producing MSDTATATRTAVLRTDDLVAGYLPGVNILNGCTVDAYQGDLIGIIGPNGAGKSTLLKAIFGQVKIRGGAVLLNGEDITSLKADKLVGKGVGMVPQNNNVFPSLSIEENLQMGLFQRPKVFAERFEFVSGLFPELAKRRRQRAGSLSGGERQMVAMGRALMMDPSVLLLDEPSAGLSPVRQDETFLRVAEINRAGVTIIMVEQNARRCLQICHRAYVLDQGKDAYTGTGRELLTDPRVIELYLGTLAADEDAKRDGKEHGA